From the genome of Nicotiana sylvestris chromosome 2, ASM39365v2, whole genome shotgun sequence, one region includes:
- the LOC104227460 gene encoding receptor-like protein 51: MVLNLSPFVLSFTLLLFLLSTKSSSAQSTLDPNQLKALRSLSVPTGKDPCSPLHKTTICDSSTPFHNLISLKLINCSNDVVLSQTALKSLSTLTDLQFINCPVSPIHFPSELSSNLQSFTCINSLKKLSSVWLIRLHNVVNLTVSNVPVSASGPSIILNSIKNLHTVTISHANLTGVLPTKWHMNLTYVDLSENKIEGRISSSLTMLENLVHLNLSSNSLNGTIPTAFGNLLSLKNVSLASNSLSGNIPKSFAAIPGLVHLDLGSNRLNGTIPKFISDMKGLKYLNLERNNFHGILPFNATFIKKLVVFKVGENSNLCYNHSTLSTKLKLGIAPCDKHGLPLSPPPPKEDFSDDSADKEDQSPPPKHEHGPSRVVFGVAIGLSSIVFLIIFLVLLSKCCK; encoded by the coding sequence ATGGTTCTAAATTTATCTCCTTTCGTCCTCTCTTTCACCCTTCTCCTCTTTCTCCTCTCCACAAAATCATCATCAGCTCAATCCACTCTTGACCCAAACCAACTTAAAGCTCTCAGATCACTAAGTGTTCCAACAGGTAAAGACCCCTGTTCTCCCCTTCACAAAACCACCATTTGTGACTCTTCAACTCCTTTTCACAACCTTATTTCTCTCAAACTTATAAACTGTTCAAATGATGTGGTTTTATCCCAAACAGCTCTTAAATCTCTCTCAACTCTCACTGACTTACAGTTCATAAACTGTCCTGTTTCTCCTATTCATTTCCCCTCTGAACTTTCCTCCAATCTCCAATCCTTCACTTGTATCAACTCCCTCAAGAAACTCTCTAGTGTTTGGCTTATTCGTTTGCATAATGTAGTAAATTTAACTGTGTCAAATGTTCCGGTTTCTGCTAGTGGCCCTTCTATAATCTTGAACAGCATCAAGAATTTGCATACTGTGACCATATCTCATGCAAATCTCACAGGAGTTCTTCCTACAAAATGGCATATGAATCTTACTTATGTAGATTTATCTGAGAATAAAATTGAAGGAAGAATATCAAGTTCTTTAACTATGCTTGAAAATCTTGTACATCTGAATCTTTCTTCTAATTCACTCAATGGTACTATACCAACTGCCTTTGGTAACTTACTTTCTCTGAAAAATGTGTCTTTAGCTTCAAATTCGTTATCTGGAAATATTCCAAAATCATTTGCTGCTATTCCTGGATTAGTTCATCTTGATCTTGGATCTAACCGATTAAATGGAACTATTCCAAAGTTCATTTCAGATATGAAGGGATTGAAATACTTGAATcttgagaggaataattttcatgggaTTTTGCCATTCAATGCTACTTTCATCAAGAAATTGGTTGTGTTTAAGGTGGGAGAAAATTCTAATCTTTGCTACAATCATTCCACATTGTCTACCAAATTGAAACTTGGCATTGCTCCTTGTGATAAACATGGATTGCCACTGTCTCCACCGCCTCCTAAGGAAGATTTCAGTGATGATAGTGCAGATAAAGAGGATCAAAGTCCACCACCTAAACATGAACATGGACCTAGCAGGGTTGTTTTTGGTGTTGCCATTGGACTTTCTTCCATAGTGTTTTTGATTATTTTCTTGGTTCTATTGTCCAAATGCTGTAAATGA